In Rodentibacter haemolyticus, the DNA window CAATTTATCCTTTATTGCAAACGGCAAATATTTCGCAAATTTTTACCACGTCTTTACTTCCTGCTTCTTATCAAAATACTGATACGGTGAATAAACTTGCAGGGCAAACCGCACGCTTGCTGAACGGTATTCCGTTAGAGGAAAAAGAACCCCGTTTTGCCTTTGATGTACACCCGCAAAATACATTGTCATTATCGCAACAAATTCAAAAGATTTTTCCTCAATTAGATTCCGTGCTATTTCACGCTGTGCAAGTGCCGGTATTTTACGGAATGGCACAAAAAGTGACCGCACTTTCCGATTATAATGTAGATTTCCAGCCGCAAGAAAACGACTTTTTGCAATATCACGATAGCCTTATCACACCGGTTATCAACGGTGAAGCTGAAAGTGGGGAAGAGCAGGTAAGATTACATATCTGCGGGCTAAGTGCGGTTGAAAACGGCATTGAATTTTGGAGCGTTGCCGATGAGCAGCGTTTTAATCTTGCCCATCTTTCACTGAAGTTATTGGAAGCGATTTATCATCAAGGTTATTAATTTTAAGGAACAATTATGTTAGAACGACTTTTTAAATTGCGTGAAAAAGGTTCAACCACGAAAACCGAAATTATTGCGGGGATCACCACTTTTTTCACCATGGTTTACATTGTGTTTGTAAACCCTTCCGTTCTTGGCGATGCCGGAATGGATAAACAAGTGGTATTTGTAACGACTTGTCTGATTGCCGGGCTCGGAACGATTGCGATGGGATTATTTAGTAATCTTCCTATCGCACTAGCACCGGCAATGGGGCTGAATGCTTTTTTCGCTTATGTAGTTGTGGGAAAACTTGGTTATTCGTGGGAAATCGGGATGGGAACGATTTTCTGGGGATCGGTCGGTTTATTGCTTCTAACCCTTTTTCAAATTCGTTACTGGTTAATGGCATCGATTCCTTTAGCGTTGCGGGTAGGGATTGGCGCAGGGATCGGTTTTTTCATCGCGCTCATCGGATTTAAAAATATGGGGATTGTTGTCGCTAATCCGGCGACGTTAGTGGCTCTTGGCGATTTACATGATCCGAAAGTATTGCTCGGTATATTAGGATTTTTCATTATTATGGTATTGGCGGCACGTAATATTTTTTCCGGTGTGCTGATTTCCATTGCAGTGGTAACAGGTTTAGCATTATGGCTTGATGAATCCGTGGTGTTTCACGGTGTGATGTCTATGCCGCCGGCATTAGATGCGGTTGTCGGGAAGGTTGATCTTGCCGGCGCGTTGGATACGGCTTTACTTGGCATTATTTTTTCATTTTTATTGGTAAATCTGTTCGATTCCTCCGGTACGTTATTGGGGGTGACAGACAAAGCAGGTATCAGCGATGAAAAAGGACGTTTTCCAAAAATGAAACAGGCTTTACTGGTAGATAGTGTGAGTGCGGTAGGCGGTTCTTATATCGGTACATCTGCGATCAGTACCTATATCGAAAGCGGTGCGGGAGTTTCCGTTGGCGGACGGACGGGGTTAACGGCAGTAACCGTAGGTGTATTGTTCTTATTGACGATTTTCTTCTCGCCACTTGCCGGTGTGGTGCCGGCTTATGCCACGGCAGGTGCATTGGTTTATGTGGGGATTTTAATGGCATCCAGCCTTATTCGTGTGCAATGGGATGATTTAACGGAGGCCGCACCGGCTTTTATCACCGCTGCGATGATGCCCTTTACTTATTCCATCACAGAGGGGATTGCTTTTGGCTTTATTAGTTACTGTATTATGAAAGCTTGCACCGGTCGCATTAAAGAGGTAAATGCACCGGTTTGGGTCGTATCCATTTTATTTATTGCGAAATTTGTGTGGGTCGGTTAATTTGATGGGCGAGCGAAAAGTTCGCCCTTTTTATAACTGAATAAGTCAAGGATTTAATATGCAAAATATGCTTTTTATTATTCATTCTTCACCTTATGGCGATGAACATTTCTTCAGTGCACTACGCCTTGCGTTACAGATACAAGAGCAGCATAAAAGTGCGGTCAATTTAAAACTATTTTTAATGTCTGATGCGGTAACGGGCGGTTTGGCAAAACAGAATCCGAGTGAAGGTTATCATCTACAGCAAATGTTGGAAATTCTAACGGCGCAAGGCGCAGTTGTAAAACTTTGCAAAACTTGTACGAATGCGCGCGGCATTACCGAAGCGGCTTTAGCCGAAGGGGTAGAAATCGGCACGCTAATCGAACTTGCCGATTGGACGGTGGAAGCGGATAAGGTACTGAATTTTTAATTGAATGACTCAGTATTATATATCAGTTGCACATAGGAGAATTTTATATCCAATATTTATCGGGGAAGGGTGCGGCTTCGCCTAAGAGACCTACAATGTTTTATGCAGGTGCTACATAATACCGGAATAGCTTATGGGAACATAAGCCGTTATTTTTTCTTATTTTCCCCGCTCACAGCTTTTGCTTTTTCGTCCATCGTAACATTTATATTATGATCGACCACCACATTCATATTGATGGTGATGCCTTCCTTGGGCGTATCAAGTTGAATAGTCGGAGTACACGCCGTGAGAAGGTTGAGAGCAAATAATCCTGCAAGAAAGTGCGGTTGATTTTTAAGGTGTTTTTTCATTGTCTAATTGCTTATAAAGTTGATATTGTAAATTTTGTTCAAATTGAGCACCGTAGTCAATCATATCCCATAATTCAAAGATATTTTCTTGATGTGTGTAATTTAAGGTAATCGGGTGATGTGTCGGGTTATTGACATTGAGCCCTTTAATGCTGGTTCGTAAATTCATTTGTCCGTTTGGTGTGAGATCGATATTTGCATAAGAATCTTTAAGTTCCATTTCTTTTAGTAAATCAACCAGAATATTTTCAGTCCACCCGCCTTTTTTCAGCCCTTTAACCACTTCATCATTCAGCTTAATGCGCATTTTTCCGACTTGCGTTAAGCTGCCGTTACAAATTAAGCAGGTATTATGCTTTAACCAAAAAGGCAGTGTGGCATTTACACGCCCTTCCAAATGAATTTGATTATATTGCGCCATTGTCATTATTCGCTCAAGATTAATATGATGAAAATTGAGCGTGGCGATTTCGGTTTGTGGGAAACTTAATTTATTAATCCTTAATTCACCGTCAAATAGACCGATCTTAGCGTTATTTAAGATCAGCGGTTTTTTCTTTGAATTAGGATAACTACCGTATAACTCAAACTCACCGCTATTTAAGAATAATGCCCCTTTTCGCATATTGCCGACAGAAACTTTAATCGGCATAGTCGGTTTATTGTGCAATAGATTATTTTGATAGTGAAGAGGAAAACGGATCGTTAAATTTTCAATTTCACCGTCCGGAAACGAAATATCGGCATTGTGTAAAGCTAAATTTCCCTTCATAGCGATACCTTTATCATTAATTGTGAAATCGCTTTCCCCTTTTATATCGCCTTGGTGAATCAACCAATCCCATTGTTGCGGGAAAAGTGATTGGAACACTTTTGCCGATTGTGTTTTCCAGCTTATTTTTCCTTTTAATGTTTGATTTTCATAACGGGCAAGTAAATCAATAGGACCTAGCTGACCTGCTTTTAGATCGCCTGCAATATTAAAATGCCCGATACTTTTACCGTCTAAGCCGATACCTAAAACAGGGTTAATAAAATATCCGCCGTAATCAAATGCGATCCGCTCCGTTTTAGCTTGAATTAAACCGCGAATGTGTTGTTTTTCATAATCCCAGCGTAGACGATCTTTTAATTCAATATAAAGCGGTGCCATAGTAACGCCGTTCGTTTTTATTTTATCGGAGGAGGCATTAAGCTGATTTAATTCGATATGATCCGCTTGCCAAAAGCCGCTTCCTTTTAAGCGGATTGGGGTTTTCAGGGCATTCCAGCGGGCATTTCCTTCAATACTCCAATCCCAACGATTATCTGCGTTGAGCTCGGCATGGTGTAATTTTTGTTGCGGATCACGCAGTTCAAAGAGTGTTTTAATACCGGCAATAAATTCATCGGCTTGTCCGTCAAGTTTTATGTCGATATTGGAAAATTGTGGGGTAAAACCTTGCAATGAAGCCTGTAGCCTGCCATTCAGACCATATTTGCCGATTTGTACGTTATCAAGCGGAAGACGAACCCGAATATTGGTGTCCGCTTGTTGGTTATCCATTTTAAAAATAGAATTGGGTTGAAAGTGTAATATGGGATCGGAAAATGTACCGCCGAGCCGATAACTTAAATTGGTTTGTGCAACGGTGTTGTTGTAGCGCAAATCGCCACGGGTTTTCAGATCAAAATCGATTTGATCCCGTTTCTCACCGCCTCCTATTTTGCCTTCTTTACCTGAAATCACGATTTCCCCTTTACCTTTTTCACCAAAAGTTTGCACAATCACATTTAAATCAATATTAAAGGGCAACCAACCTTTTTGAGGCGTGCGAACCGATAAACCGAGAAAGCCTTTAATCGGTTGGTATCCGTCAAATATCCAGTAAAAATTTCCCCAAGAAATTTCTAATCCTTTCGGAGTGAAAATAAAAGGTACATCTAATAAAGGAGAATGACGGCTGAGATCCTGGGCTTTAATTAATCCGTTTTCCCCCTTCCAAGAAAGAATCGCCTCGCCTTGACTGACGGAAAAATCGGGGTGTTGCCAAGTTAATAGGACTTTACCTTCAGGTTGGGTTTGTAAGATTTCATCATTGAGTAATAGAGAAAAATCAAGGTGATAATGCTGTTTTTCTTCCGGTTGATAATTTGTCTCGCCAAGCCACTGAAAATGTCCGTTTTGCAGCTGTAATGTGGAATGATGATCCATAATGACACCATCATTCTTCTTCGCGGAAAAACTTAAATGAAATTGATTATTTTGATAATGAGCGATAGCGGAAAGCTCCGCATTGAATAAATTTTGAAAAAGCGACGGGGTGATAGCTTCGGCATTGCGTAATTTTATATGATGAATGTCAAGCTCGGATTGCGGAAGAGAGGCGAAAAGTGCGGTCAATTTCAGTGAGTTTTTTTCGCTGTTATCCGGCAGGGTTTGAATACAAGCATAGTCCGCCAAGCCTTCTTCAATCGTTAAACGAGGCGTAAACCAGCCTTGTAAGCGGAGATCTTTAAATTCAACTAAGGTGCATTGAGCGGTTTTGAGTTGAGCATAAGGAAGCGATAATCCTTCGGCATTTAATGTCCAATTCTCCGATAATTGCAGTGAATATTCCGGCATAAGAAAATAATTTGCCAAACGTTCCGCCTGTTTAGGGGAAAGCCACCAAGGCAGGCTTATAATTCCTGCCAAAAGTAAAGCACCAACCAAGGCAAAACCTCTACCTTTTCGCATATTTCCTCAATGATTTTACTGATTTTTCGGCGGCATATTGTAACGAAATCTTTACTCGGAAAAAATCAATTTTATTTACTATATACATAGCCAAAGCCGCTATTAGTCCCTAAAATATCCACATTCGATTTTTTCGGTATTATGTATCCCCTGTAGGGTGGGCAACTTGTTGCCCACCATTGAAATGTTTTCATTGAATCGGTGGGCAAAAAATTTGCCCACTCTACATAATAATGAATTTTTTATTTATAACACTATGAAAAAAACAACGCCGTTAAACCCTGTCACATTGCCTTTAAATCAAGTCAATCTTATTGAGGCTTCAGCCGGTACGGGAAAAACTTATACTATCGGCTCGTTATATCTCCGACTTTTGTTACAAGCCGGCGAACAAAATTTTTCTCGTCCATTGAATGTGGAAGAAATCTTAGTGGTAACGTTTACTGAAATGGCTACGGAAGAATTAAAGCAAAAAATTCGTGAACGTATTACGGATGCCATACAAAAATTATCGGAATATGCGGAAACGAAAGAAATCACCGCCTTTAAAAATGATGAATTTCTGATCGCACTTTGCGAAAACATTGATAATTTACCGCTTGCCATTCAACGTTTAAAACTTGCCGAACAAAATATGGATCTTGCCGCTATTTTCACTATTCACGGGTTTTGTCGGCGAATGTTAATGCAATATGCGTTTAATTCCGGTGTTCACTTCAACTTAGAATTGTTAAAGGATCAATCGGATTTGCTAAAACAATTTGCTAATGAATTTTGGCGTGAACATTTTTATCCGTTGCCTTTTGATGAAGCGAATTTTATTGCAAATGAATTGGGCTCGCCTGATGAGGTGTTGGAAATTTTAAAATCCGATTTGGGCAAAGATGTGCAGGTGGAAATAGACAATCCCCACTCTTTATCTTTACCGATTGGTGAGTTTTTACAGAGAAACCTTAGCGGATATTTGCAGGCGGTTGATGAATTGAAAGCGTTTTGGTTACAACAAGTAGATAAAATCGGCGAGCTTATCACCGAAGAAATTTCCAAAACCTACCCGAAAGGTTCGCCTAAAAAGTTAAATCGAAGAGTATATCAAGCCGGCAGATTAAAAAATTGGTTTGCACAGATTAATAAATGGGCAAACCATACTCGGGATTATCATATTCATCAACTTTTAAAGGATTATTTTCTGCAATCCGTTTTAGCGCAAAAAGGCGAGGAGGGAGCAGCTCCTTTTCAACATCCCGTTTTTGTGGAATTGGAAGATCGGGTGCAGGAACTCGTTGATCCGGCATTACTCAAAAAAATCACCCTTTATCATTATCGCCAAGGCATTTGGCAAAAACTCCTTGAATATAAACAAAATCATCAGGAAAAATCTTTTGATGATTTATTGCGTTTACTTTGTGAAGCCTTGCACAACGAGCAAGGCGATAATCTGGCGGAAATGATCCGCTTTCAATATCCTTTCGCAATGATTGATGAGTTTCAAGATACGGATGCGCAACAATATCGCATTTTCTCAAAAATATATCGGGATCATCGGGTGAAAAATACCGGTTTTATTATGATAGGTGATCCTAAGCAGGCGATTTATCGTTTTCGCGGTGCGGATATTTTCACTTATTTAAAAGCAGCACAGCAGGCGGATGAACGCTTTAACTTAACCAAAAACTACCGCTCGCAAAAGCAGGTTGTAGAAGGGGTAAACGCGCTATTTGATTTCAATGATTTACCGTTTATTTACGATAATATTAAATTTTCTCCTGTTGGCGCACGTGAGGATCATTACCGATTTTATTTGAATGGCGAATGCGAGCCGGCTTACCGTTTTTATTTGACGGAAAATGACGGTAAAAATTTAGATAAAACCGCTTTGGCGCGCACTTGCGCCATTTCAATTCAACATTGGTTAAAAAGTGCGGTTGAAAATCAGGCGGTTTTTAAAGCTGAAAAGGACAGCAAAACGCTGCAAGCTGCGGATATTGCCGTATTGGTGCGTGATAAGAATGAAGCCGAATTAGTCAAAAGTGAATTACAGCAGTTGGGCATCGCTTCCGTTTATCTTTCCGATCAAAACTCGGTATTTGATAGCCGCGTGGCAAAAGAACTGGTGCTTGTGTTAAAAGCCTGTCTGAATGTGGCTGAACGCCCGATTTTAAATGCGATTGCGACCGCACTTTTCGGCTTGAATGCGGCGGAAATTCACCAGATTCATCATAATGAAACGGATTGGCAACGCAGGGCGGATAGTTTTGCTCAATATCAACAAATGTGGAAACGACAAGGCGTGTTGCCGATGTTGCATCAACTTTTGTTGGAACAAGGCATTGCGGAGCGATTATTAAGCTTACCTAAGGGAGAGCGGGATTTAACGGATTTCTTGCATTTGGCTGAAATTCTTCAACAAGCGGCAACCCTCAATGAAAGCGAAGCGGCATTGCTAAGTTGGTTTGAAAAACAAATTCAAGGCGAGGGCAGACAAGAGGCGCAAATTCGTTTGGAAAGCGAGCGTCAGCTGGTAAAAATCGTGACTATCCATAAATCCAAAGGGTTGGAATATGATTTGGTTTGGTTGCCGTTTTTAGCCGTGCCGAGCCGTGATCCAAGTAAATCGGGTAATGCGGCAAAAGAAATGAATCTTTATTATTCCAAAGAACGGGATACGATGATATGGGATATGCAAAATCGCCATTTAGATGCCCTGAACCAAGAAACTTTTGCGGAAGAATTACGCTTGCTTTATGTGGCGCTGACAAGGGCAAAATACCAAATGGCATTTGCCTTGCCTACGCAATTTGATAAAAAATGGAATCCGTTCCTTTATGTGCTGACGCAAGGCGAAATCGGTGAAAAATTGGAATTAGCGGAGAACTACCAAACGGCACCGTTGCTCGATCAATTTAAGGCAAAAATGAAGGCAGTGATGATTGAATCGGCAGAGACATTAATTAAATTGCCGCCTTTGTTTTTTGGCAGAACGGAAGAGGGGCTTGCTGCGGCTGAATTTAGCGGAGAGATCGAGCAAGATTGGCGTATTACCAGTTTCACCGGGATTGAACAAGCGCACCGTCGGGCGCATTATTTGAGCGAAAGTGCGGTAAAAAAATCCTTGGTTTTTGATGAAGCGAAAGATTACGACATTTCTTCCGGAATATTGACCGCACTTTCGGAACAAAAAAACGCGGATATTTTAGGGCTTCCCCGTGGTACACAAGTCGGGACGGCGCTACATCGTTATTTAGAAAAAAACGATTTTAGTCTGTTAAGCAATGACGCGGCTATCACAAAGCTGTGTCAAGAATTACAACTTGATGAGGCTTTTATCAAACCGTTACAACAATGGTTTGAGCGAATTTTGCAAACGCCTTTCTCCGAAGCCGTGCCGCTGAAACTTGCCGGAGTGGCGAAAACGGATTGTATTAAAGAAATGTCATTTTATTTATCAATCCGCGATCATTTTGATGTGGAAATCTTCAATCGGGCTTTGAAGAACTATCATCGACTACCGAGTGAAAAATTGCAATTTGAAGATATTCAAGGAATGGTACGGGGAACTATTGACTTAGTATTCCGCCATCAAGGTAAATATTATTTGTTGGATTATAAATCGAATTTCCTTGGCGAAACGCAAACGGATTATTCACCCGAAGCGCTTGAAAAGGCGATGTTACATCATCACTATGATTGGCAATATTTGCTTTATACCTTGGCATTACATCGTTATTTAAAAACCGTGGATCGTGATTATGATTACGAACGTCATTTTGGCGGCGTGTTTTATCTTTTCTTGCGAGGTATGAACGGCAAAGCGCAATCCGGCGTATTTTTTGATCGCCCAACGAAGCAACTCATTGATGAATTAGAGGAGGCGTTTTAATGCTAAACCTGTTACAAGAACTTAATGAGCAAGGCATAATCAGTTATAGCGATTATTATTTTGCGAAATTGATTGCAGATAAACAACCGACCGATTTACCTGAGAATGTTAAAAATCTAGCGATATTACTTGCTGCACTTTGTAGCTGGCACTACGCACAAGGGAATACGTGCGTTGCGTTGGATAAACAATTGGAACGAAATTTGTTCGGCTTAGGCTATCGTTCGGCAGAAAAAAATTATCCGGCAGCGATTCAACAAAAAATAGATTTTCTGCCTGTGGTGCAATGGCAATCCGCTTTGTGTGATCATATCGCTTTTACACAAGATCCGATTTCACAAATCGCACCGCTCGTATTTCAATTCGGCGCATTGTATTTTTATCGAATCTGGCACGATGAATATCGCGTGGCGAATTACATAAAAAATACCTTAAAAAATAACCGCACTTTAGCGTTTTCTGATGAAAAAATTCGGGAAAAGTTAGCGATCTATTTTCCTCAAAAAACAGATGATACCGATTGGCAAAAAGTGGCGGTTGCGATAGCGATAAAAAGCCCTTTTACCGTGATTACGGGCGGTCCCGGCACAGGGAAAACCACAACCGTGACCCGTTTATTGTTAGTGTTGCAAGAATTGTACGCACACCGATTGCATATCAAACTGGTTGCACCGACAGGGAAAGCCGCTTCACGTTTGGAAGAATCCATTCAAGAGGCTTTGGGATTTCTACAACAGTCAATGGAACTGCCCGTTGCCTTGATTCAATCTGTTCCGCAAAAAGCCGCAACCCTACATAGTTTGCTTGGCGTGAATGCTTTCAACGATAACGCCCGTCATAACGTACATAATCCTTTGGCGTTGGATGTGCTTGTGGTGGACGAAACATCAATGATCGATTTACCGTTAATGGCGAAGTTAATTAACGCCTTAAAACCTGAAACCCGCTTGATTTTATTAGGTGATCAGGCTCAACTTGCTTCTGTGGAAGCCGGGGCTGTGCTTGGCGAGTTGGCGCAATGGCGGGATTTGCCTTATAGTGATGAAACGGCGGATTATTTACGTAGAACCACAGGTTATGAGGTAGCAAGCACGCCAACCTCTAACCCAATGCGTGATTTCCTATGCCATCTCACTTTTAGTCGCCGTTTTGATAAAAATTCCGCTATCGGTCGGCTTGCGGAACAAATTCAGAGAGGCAGTGCGGAAAAAAGCCTTGCATTGTTTGTCGAATGCCCGCAAGAATTACAATTTAATGCTTTTGATTCTGCTCAGAATGAAGCCGCTTTCGTACGGCAAGTGGTGGAAAGTGCGGTCGAAAATTATCGCCTTTATTTAACGGAACTTCGAATGTTACAAAGACGGGGTGTCGATTTTGCTGCACTGAATGAACAAGGTAAAAGCTATGCGGAAAGTATTCAAACGTGCTTTAATTCAAGCGGATTTTTAACCGCACTTCGCACTTCCGCATTAGGTGTCGAAAACCTGAATAAAGAAATTGCCTTGGCGTTACGCCGAGAAAATTTGCTTTGGTTTCGCCACGAGCAGGATTGGTATATCGGTAAACCGATTATGATTACGGAAAATGATCACAATGTACGCCTTTATAACGGCGACATCGGTTTGTGTCTGGAAAAGGGTAAGGTATGGTTTGGTAATCGGGAAGTGCTTACCAGCCGCATTCCGGCACATGAACCGGCATTTATGATGACGATTCATAAATCACAAGGATCGGAGTTTGATCACACCTTTATGGTGCTTCCGACGGAACTTAATCCCGTACTTTCGCGTGAATTGGTATTTACCGGGGTAACTCGTGCCAAAGAAACATTAACGGTATTTGCTGAGGAAAAAATCTGGAAAACGGCGGTTCGTCAAGGAATGAAGCGGCAGAGTAGGCTAGGGAAATTATTAGAGAATGTAATACAAACAGGAGACTAGTATGAAATTATATGTTTATGATCACTGCCCGTTTTGTGTACGGGCAAGAATGGTTTTCGGCTTAAAAAACCTGCCTTTTGAATTGGTTGCGTTGGCAAATGATGATGAAGCGACACCAATCGGTTTAGTCGGTAAAAAAGTTGTACCGATATTGATCAAAGAAGACGGCACGGCTATGCCGGAAAGTTTAGATATTGTTCGTTATGTGGACGCGCATTTTGGCGAAAAATTACTCTCCGAACAGGTTCGTCCTGACGTTGAGGATTGGGTTAAATCGGTAGGAAGTTACTACAATCATTTATTAATCCCACGCTTTGTGAAAATGGGGTTGGCTGAATTTGAAACACAAAGTGCGGTTGATTATTTCGTTAAAAAGAAAACGGAATCTATCGGTGATTTTCAACAAAATTTAGATGACACGGCAACTTATCTTGTTCGTTTGCAGCAAGATCTTGAAGCGCTTGTTCCGCTGATTAAGTCGGCTTCAGCTTTGAATAACGGACTTTCTTTAGAGGATATTATCGTTTTCCCAATGCTACGTAATTTAACCTGTGTGCGTGATCTGAAATTTCCGCCGAAGATATTGGCTTATCTTGAAAAAATGTCTGCACAAAGTGGCGTGGCATTGTATTTTAATAAAGCTATTTAAAACAAAAAACCTGCCGATTGACAGGTTTTTTGGGGGGATTCCAAATTAAGCGTGGCAAGTTTGGCAAGCCGCTTGGAACATCCATACAAGTTTTTCTTGTTCTTTGATGTAGTCGCTCATTTGAGAAGCAGTGCCTTCATCATTCGCTTCACCGGCAATTTCAAGAATTTCACGTTGTTGCTCAAGTAATACTTTTAAGCCTGATAATGTGCCTGATAAGCAGTCTTGTGCGTTGCTTACCGCAATGTCTTCTTTAATACGGGATACTTTTAAGTATTGGCTATAGCCATTGTTTGGAGTGTAACCTAAAGTGAGGATACGTTCTGCAACTTCATCCACTTTGGTGACTAAATCATTGTAGATTTCTTCAAATTTTGCGTGTAATTCAAAGAAATTTACCCCTTTAATATTCCAGTGATAACCACGTACATTGGTGTAGAAAACTTGATAGGTTGCAAGTAGGTCGTTTAATTTGCTTGCTAATTCTGCAGATTGTTCTTTATCTAGTCCGATAGATGTTTTTGACATAGTATTTTCCTCTTGTATTGTAAATTCATTTTTCTCTAAGCAGCTCTGCATTAGATGGGCTTATTATACACAGAAAATATAGGGAATAAAGTGACTTTACCAGATAAGATTAATAGATAATATGTATTGAATTTATTTTTATGAGAGTATTTGACAATTAATTTCCCTTTACACCCTGATCTTTTCATTGATTTTGTAAATCATCATCTTGTCGGTGCTGTTTTGGGCTACAATAAGTGCGGTTAAATTTTAAAGTGTTTTTTCAAGGAGGTGCTATGCTAGAGTTAATTAAACAGGCATTACCACAGGATGTTGCATTAAACCAAGCTATCACAGAAAAACTTAAACAGGGACAATATGCCGGTTTCTTGAATCACCGACAGGTGGCGGAACTTTGCCAAGATTTTGAAATCACACCATTAAAATTAGCACTGCATTTGTTACCGATTGCCGCTTGTTACAGCCATACGGCGGTGTCTCATTTTAATGTAGGCGCAATTGCTATTGGGGAGTCGGGGGATTTTTATTTCGGTGCAAATCAAGAGTTTGCCGATACGGCTATTCAACAAACCATTCATGCTGAGCAAAGTGCGATTAGCCATGCTTGGCTACGGGGCGAAAAGTG includes these proteins:
- a CDS encoding oxidoreductase, producing MDASLNIAIAAEFELCEKIAESLEQSALNIGKVSIVEIYPFGEEQGVRFNNKSVMQYSPQEMDWSEMNYLFFAGDLEQASHIAAAAESGCVVIDMKGICAALSDVPVVVPSVNEADLVELRQRNIVSLPDPQVSQLALAIYPLLQTANISQIFTTSLLPASYQNTDTVNKLAGQTARLLNGIPLEEKEPRFAFDVHPQNTLSLSQQIQKIFPQLDSVLFHAVQVPVFYGMAQKVTALSDYNVDFQPQENDFLQYHDSLITPVINGEAESGEEQVRLHICGLSAVENGIEFWSVADEQRFNLAHLSLKLLEAIYHQGY
- a CDS encoding NCS2 family permease codes for the protein MLERLFKLREKGSTTKTEIIAGITTFFTMVYIVFVNPSVLGDAGMDKQVVFVTTCLIAGLGTIAMGLFSNLPIALAPAMGLNAFFAYVVVGKLGYSWEIGMGTIFWGSVGLLLLTLFQIRYWLMASIPLALRVGIGAGIGFFIALIGFKNMGIVVANPATLVALGDLHDPKVLLGILGFFIIMVLAARNIFSGVLISIAVVTGLALWLDESVVFHGVMSMPPALDAVVGKVDLAGALDTALLGIIFSFLLVNLFDSSGTLLGVTDKAGISDEKGRFPKMKQALLVDSVSAVGGSYIGTSAISTYIESGAGVSVGGRTGLTAVTVGVLFLLTIFFSPLAGVVPAYATAGALVYVGILMASSLIRVQWDDLTEAAPAFITAAMMPFTYSITEGIAFGFISYCIMKACTGRIKEVNAPVWVVSILFIAKFVWVG
- a CDS encoding YnbE family lipoprotein, with protein sequence MKKHLKNQPHFLAGLFALNLLTACTPTIQLDTPKEGITINMNVVVDHNINVTMDEKAKAVSGENKKK
- a CDS encoding DsrE/DsrF/TusD sulfur relay family protein; the protein is MQNMLFIIHSSPYGDEHFFSALRLALQIQEQHKSAVNLKLFLMSDAVTGGLAKQNPSEGYHLQQMLEILTAQGAVVKLCKTCTNARGITEAALAEGVEIGTLIELADWTVEADKVLNF
- a CDS encoding YdbH family protein — protein: MRKGRGFALVGALLLAGIISLPWWLSPKQAERLANYFLMPEYSLQLSENWTLNAEGLSLPYAQLKTAQCTLVEFKDLRLQGWFTPRLTIEEGLADYACIQTLPDNSEKNSLKLTALFASLPQSELDIHHIKLRNAEAITPSLFQNLFNAELSAIAHYQNNQFHLSFSAKKNDGVIMDHHSTLQLQNGHFQWLGETNYQPEEKQHYHLDFSLLLNDEILQTQPEGKVLLTWQHPDFSVSQGEAILSWKGENGLIKAQDLSRHSPLLDVPFIFTPKGLEISWGNFYWIFDGYQPIKGFLGLSVRTPQKGWLPFNIDLNVIVQTFGEKGKGEIVISGKEGKIGGGEKRDQIDFDLKTRGDLRYNNTVAQTNLSYRLGGTFSDPILHFQPNSIFKMDNQQADTNIRVRLPLDNVQIGKYGLNGRLQASLQGFTPQFSNIDIKLDGQADEFIAGIKTLFELRDPQQKLHHAELNADNRWDWSIEGNARWNALKTPIRLKGSGFWQADHIELNQLNASSDKIKTNGVTMAPLYIELKDRLRWDYEKQHIRGLIQAKTERIAFDYGGYFINPVLGIGLDGKSIGHFNIAGDLKAGQLGPIDLLARYENQTLKGKISWKTQSAKVFQSLFPQQWDWLIHQGDIKGESDFTINDKGIAMKGNLALHNADISFPDGEIENLTIRFPLHYQNNLLHNKPTMPIKVSVGNMRKGALFLNSGEFELYGSYPNSKKKPLILNNAKIGLFDGELRINKLSFPQTEIATLNFHHINLERIMTMAQYNQIHLEGRVNATLPFWLKHNTCLICNGSLTQVGKMRIKLNDEVVKGLKKGGWTENILVDLLKEMELKDSYANIDLTPNGQMNLRTSIKGLNVNNPTHHPITLNYTHQENIFELWDMIDYGAQFEQNLQYQLYKQLDNEKTP